A window from Dromaius novaehollandiae isolate bDroNov1 chromosome 1, bDroNov1.hap1, whole genome shotgun sequence encodes these proteins:
- the LOC112981975 gene encoding fibulin-2-like isoform X2, whose amino-acid sequence MGRETGSMSLAGLLCLWLGCLLLHGGAAKPLGPPCPCPDYLQSDCDMQGFADGPVPAGKSFYIDFARRLCTCGPSGNITCASRCPAVPAACAAVGSPMADGCPQCICYDEDELPVPAGAVTARGAQVCTCPPQGGQLQCSGSKSEE is encoded by the coding sequence GAGCATGTCTCTCGCCGGGCTGCTGTGCCTGTGGCTCGGCTGCCTGCTGCTCCACGGTGGTGCGGCGAAgcccctgggccccccctgcccctgccctgacTACCTGCAGAGCGACTGTGACATGCAGGGCTTTGCCGATGGCCCCGTGCCCGCCGGCAAGTCCTTCTACATCGACTTCGCCAGGCGGCTCTGCACCTGCGGCCCCAGCGGCAACATCACCTGTGCCTCCCGCTGCCCCGCCGTGCCAGCCGCCTGCGCCGCCGTGGGCAGCCCCATGGCCGACGGCTGCCCCCAGTGCATCTGCTACGACGAGGATGAGCTGCCGGTGCCTGCGGGGGCCGTCACTGCCCGGGGTGCCCAGGTTTGCACCTGCCCCCCACAGGGAGGCCAGCTGCAGTGCAGTGGCAGCAAAAGCGAGGAATAA